A stretch of Anaeromyxobacter dehalogenans 2CP-1 DNA encodes these proteins:
- the mutL gene encoding DNA mismatch repair endonuclease MutL produces MPRIHVLPPGLVNQIAAGEVVERPASIVKELVENALDAGATSVGVDVEEGGLALVRVADDGSGMDRDDALLALERHATSKLRDAEGLAAIGTMGFRGEAVPAIASVSRFRLDTSAGEDGAGTRVEIEGGVLGEVAPVARPRGTTVEVRDLFFNTPARRKFMRAASTEAGHVSEAVIRLALARPDVGFTLRSAGRLVLGARAGGGLADRAGQALGREAHRHLLPVDARRGEVRVHGLICSPDHSEATGRALYLFVNGRYVRDRAAAHAVLRAFAGTLPPGRHPAGVLFVELPLHRVDVNVHPQKLEVRFAEGREVFDALFHTVAGALRTAPWLRARPQPGDGVPAGNGGGPAPVPVAGEEAAEVLAWARAARPPEGSGATLVQPAPGAWATGRLAFPVAPAPGAGPEAGPRPEGYFAALRYVGQHARTYLLCEAPGGTLVVIDQHASHERMLFHRLREAFRARRIPVQPFLLPQVVTLPPAAARALEAGLAELGRLGFDAEPFGGEAFAVKGAPAALAGVDLTALLTDLGSQLAEVERGSAVDDAFHDLLATMACHAAVRANQDVSPEEARALLDGLDAIDFKARCPHGRPVVFELSLADLERRVGRR; encoded by the coding sequence ATGCCGCGCATCCACGTCCTCCCGCCCGGGCTCGTCAACCAGATCGCCGCGGGCGAGGTGGTCGAGCGGCCGGCCTCGATCGTCAAGGAGCTGGTCGAGAACGCGCTCGACGCCGGCGCCACCTCCGTCGGCGTGGACGTGGAGGAGGGCGGGCTCGCGCTGGTCCGGGTGGCGGACGACGGGTCGGGCATGGACCGCGACGATGCGCTGCTCGCGCTCGAGCGCCACGCGACCAGCAAGCTGCGCGACGCCGAGGGGCTCGCCGCCATCGGGACCATGGGCTTCCGGGGCGAGGCGGTGCCGGCCATCGCGTCGGTCTCGCGCTTCCGCCTCGACACCTCGGCCGGCGAGGACGGCGCCGGCACGCGGGTGGAGATCGAGGGGGGCGTGCTGGGCGAGGTGGCGCCGGTGGCCCGGCCGCGCGGCACCACCGTCGAGGTCCGGGACCTGTTCTTCAACACGCCGGCCCGCCGCAAGTTCATGCGCGCGGCCTCCACCGAGGCGGGGCACGTCTCCGAGGCGGTGATCCGGCTGGCGCTGGCGCGGCCGGACGTGGGGTTCACGCTCCGCTCCGCCGGACGGCTGGTGCTGGGCGCGCGCGCGGGCGGCGGCCTGGCCGACCGGGCCGGGCAGGCGCTGGGGCGGGAGGCGCACCGGCACCTGCTCCCGGTGGACGCCCGCCGCGGCGAGGTGCGCGTCCACGGGCTCATCTGCTCGCCGGACCACTCCGAGGCCACCGGGCGGGCGCTCTACCTGTTCGTGAACGGGCGCTACGTGCGCGATCGCGCCGCCGCCCACGCCGTGCTGCGCGCGTTCGCCGGCACGCTGCCGCCCGGGCGGCATCCCGCCGGCGTCCTGTTCGTGGAGCTGCCGCTCCACCGCGTGGACGTGAACGTGCACCCGCAGAAGCTCGAGGTCCGGTTCGCGGAGGGGCGCGAGGTGTTCGACGCGCTGTTCCACACCGTGGCCGGCGCCCTCCGCACCGCGCCCTGGCTGCGCGCGCGCCCGCAGCCGGGCGACGGCGTTCCGGCGGGGAACGGCGGCGGGCCGGCCCCGGTGCCGGTGGCCGGCGAGGAGGCCGCCGAGGTGCTGGCCTGGGCGCGCGCGGCGCGGCCGCCGGAGGGGAGCGGGGCGACGCTCGTCCAGCCCGCCCCGGGCGCCTGGGCGACCGGCCGGCTCGCGTTCCCGGTCGCGCCCGCGCCCGGCGCCGGGCCGGAGGCGGGCCCGCGGCCGGAGGGATACTTCGCCGCGCTGCGCTACGTCGGGCAGCATGCGCGGACGTACCTGCTCTGCGAGGCGCCCGGCGGGACGTTGGTGGTGATCGACCAGCACGCCAGCCACGAGCGGATGCTGTTCCACCGGCTTCGGGAGGCGTTCCGGGCGCGCCGCATCCCGGTGCAGCCGTTCCTGCTGCCGCAGGTGGTGACGCTCCCGCCCGCCGCGGCGCGCGCCCTGGAGGCCGGGCTCGCGGAGCTGGGCCGGCTCGGGTTCGACGCGGAGCCGTTCGGCGGCGAGGCGTTCGCCGTGAAGGGCGCGCCGGCAGCGCTCGCCGGGGTGGACCTCACCGCGCTGCTCACCGATCTCGGCAGCCAGCTCGCGGAGGTGGAGCGCGGCAGCGCGGTGGACGATGCGTTCCACGACCTGCTCGCCACCATGGCTTGCCACGCGGCGGTGCGCGCCAACCAGGACGTCTCGCCGGAGGAGGCGCGCGCGCTCCTCGACGGGCTCGACGCCATCGACTTCAAGGCGCGCTGCCCGCACGGCCGGCCGGTGGTCTTCGAGCTCTCGCTCGCGGACCTCGAGCGTCGCGTCGGCCGCCGCTAG
- a CDS encoding sigma-54-dependent Fis family transcriptional regulator, with product MATLIVRGPDGSEREVALVKRITSVGRDPENDVPVEDPALPATALHIHFDGKDYNAAAHDRSDMTVNGKRRGAWRLGPGDRIRVAGTELTFEAVARTPLPSARPIAGQRLQALETLVRFSERLLGATDLNRLLDELMDALLEVTHADKGFLILLEDGEMSVRAARNVARETIEGAVERVSDSIIRRVVETRRALVVADALHDSEWSGSTSVVNLKLCSVMCAPLMQKGEVFGVIYLGNDNVVSLFDERALELLAPFAAQASLLVQNAMLLDSLRRENLSLKEAVASRQYGDLIGAGASMREVYRRIDKVAGTDISVLVSGETGTGKEVVAREIHRRSTRATGPFVAVNCGAIPEALLESELFGHVKGAFTGAVATRIGKFQAAHGGTLFLDEIGDMPLALQVKILRALQDRAVTKVGDNRPEAVDLRVVAATNRVLEDEIRKGTFREDLYYRLNVVAIHLPPLRDRGEDVVVIGKYFLQKYAKEFGARVRGFTPGALVAMRKYAWPGNIRELENRVKKAVVLADRALVSAEDLDLRPEILEPILPLAQAKEEFQKRYINEVLERNAGNRTKTAKDLGVDPRTVFRHLEKLEAERRGQVLPPDDEETEA from the coding sequence GTGGCCACGCTCATCGTGAGAGGACCGGACGGCTCCGAGCGCGAGGTCGCGCTGGTGAAGCGCATCACCAGCGTGGGCCGTGATCCGGAGAACGACGTGCCGGTGGAGGACCCGGCGCTGCCCGCCACCGCGCTGCACATCCACTTCGACGGGAAGGACTACAACGCCGCCGCCCACGACCGCTCCGACATGACGGTGAACGGGAAGCGGCGGGGCGCCTGGCGCCTGGGGCCGGGCGACCGGATCCGGGTGGCGGGCACCGAGCTCACCTTCGAGGCCGTGGCGCGCACGCCGCTGCCGTCGGCCCGGCCCATCGCCGGCCAGCGGCTGCAGGCGCTCGAGACGCTGGTGCGCTTCTCCGAGCGGCTCCTCGGGGCGACCGACCTGAACCGGCTGCTCGACGAACTGATGGACGCGCTGCTCGAGGTCACCCACGCCGACAAGGGGTTCCTGATCCTGCTCGAGGACGGGGAGATGAGCGTCCGCGCCGCGCGCAACGTGGCCCGCGAGACCATCGAGGGCGCGGTCGAGCGGGTCTCCGACTCGATCATCCGGCGCGTGGTGGAGACCCGCCGCGCGCTGGTGGTGGCCGACGCGCTGCACGACTCGGAGTGGTCGGGCTCGACGTCGGTGGTGAACCTGAAGCTCTGCTCGGTGATGTGCGCCCCGCTCATGCAGAAGGGCGAGGTCTTCGGCGTCATCTACCTCGGCAACGACAACGTGGTCTCGCTGTTCGACGAGCGCGCCCTCGAGCTGCTCGCGCCGTTCGCCGCGCAGGCGTCGCTGCTGGTGCAGAACGCCATGCTGCTCGACTCGCTGCGCCGCGAGAACCTCTCCCTCAAGGAGGCGGTGGCGTCGCGGCAGTACGGCGACCTCATCGGCGCCGGCGCCTCGATGCGCGAGGTCTACCGGCGCATCGACAAGGTGGCCGGGACCGACATCTCGGTGCTGGTGTCCGGCGAGACCGGCACCGGCAAGGAGGTGGTGGCCCGCGAGATCCACCGGCGCTCCACGCGCGCCACCGGGCCGTTCGTGGCGGTGAACTGCGGCGCCATCCCGGAGGCGCTGCTCGAGTCCGAGCTGTTCGGCCACGTGAAGGGCGCGTTCACCGGGGCGGTGGCCACCCGCATCGGCAAGTTCCAGGCGGCCCACGGCGGCACGCTGTTCCTCGACGAGATCGGCGACATGCCGCTCGCGCTGCAGGTGAAGATCCTGCGGGCGCTGCAGGATCGCGCCGTCACCAAGGTGGGCGACAACCGCCCGGAGGCGGTGGACCTGCGGGTGGTGGCCGCCACGAACCGCGTGCTCGAGGACGAGATCCGCAAGGGCACGTTCCGCGAGGACCTGTACTACCGGCTGAACGTGGTCGCCATCCACCTGCCCCCGCTCCGCGATCGCGGCGAGGACGTGGTGGTCATCGGCAAGTACTTCCTGCAGAAGTACGCGAAGGAGTTCGGCGCGCGCGTGCGCGGGTTCACCCCCGGCGCGCTCGTGGCCATGCGCAAGTACGCGTGGCCGGGCAACATCCGCGAGCTCGAGAACCGGGTGAAGAAGGCGGTGGTGCTGGCCGACCGCGCGCTGGTCTCGGCGGAGGACCTCGATCTCCGCCCGGAGATCCTCGAGCCCATCCTCCCGCTCGCCCAGGCGAAGGAGGAGTTCCAGAAGCGGTACATCAACGAGGTGCTGGAGCGGAACGCCGGGAACCGCACCAAGACCGCGAAGGACCTGGGCGTGGACCCGCGCACCGTGTTCCGCCACCTCGAGAAGCTCGAGGCCGAGCGGCGCGGCCAGGTCCTGCCGCCCGACGACGAGGAGACCGAGGCGTGA
- a CDS encoding tetratricopeptide repeat protein, translating to MNAIPLLLALSLLAPPELKRAKDRFEFGAYGDAAGALRQMLAGDPALTDDEAVEAYRMLGISEFNLGDLPAARAAFVNLLSHDPDYALDPFLVPPAIVEFFDRVKKEHEPALAPLRERRRALREQQRLADEAKRRLLTEEQARTGPPTKVVRVQERLYLFNWMPFGAGQFQNGDRAKGTAIAAGQIALGAVNIAAIVIHNQLADDRTRTCTSGQPGCSNPPYSDSDRRVLRNVEVVKYVSAAMFWALYGYGVWDAHRHFVPIVETEMGPGGEPAGASLKLEWRY from the coding sequence GTGAACGCGATCCCCCTGCTGCTGGCGCTCTCGCTGCTCGCGCCCCCGGAGCTGAAGCGGGCCAAGGACCGCTTCGAGTTCGGTGCGTACGGCGACGCCGCCGGGGCGCTCCGCCAGATGCTGGCGGGCGACCCGGCGCTCACCGACGACGAGGCCGTCGAGGCGTACCGGATGCTCGGCATCTCCGAGTTCAACCTGGGCGACCTCCCCGCGGCGCGGGCCGCGTTCGTGAACCTGCTCTCGCACGATCCGGACTACGCGCTCGACCCGTTCCTGGTGCCGCCCGCCATCGTGGAGTTCTTCGACCGCGTCAAGAAGGAGCACGAGCCGGCGCTGGCGCCACTGCGCGAGCGGCGCCGGGCGCTCCGCGAGCAGCAGCGGCTGGCCGACGAGGCCAAGCGGCGGCTGCTCACCGAGGAGCAGGCGCGCACCGGGCCGCCGACGAAGGTGGTGCGGGTGCAGGAGCGGCTCTACCTGTTCAACTGGATGCCGTTCGGCGCCGGGCAGTTCCAGAACGGCGACCGGGCCAAGGGCACCGCCATCGCGGCCGGCCAGATCGCGCTCGGCGCGGTGAACATCGCGGCCATCGTCATCCACAACCAGCTCGCCGACGACCGGACCCGCACCTGCACCTCCGGCCAGCCCGGCTGCTCCAACCCGCCCTACAGCGACTCCGACCGCCGGGTGCTCCGGAACGTCGAGGTGGTGAAGTACGTCTCGGCCGCCATGTTCTGGGCGCTCTACGGCTACGGCGTGTGGGACGCCCATCGCCACTTCGTCCCCATCGTCGAGACGGAGATGGGGCCGGGCGGCGAGCCGGCCGGCGCGTCGCTGAAGCTCGAGTGGAGGTACTAG